The following proteins come from a genomic window of Campylobacter coli 76339:
- a CDS encoding Probable periplasmic protein Cj1079, with protein MKRAYILLSLVFLISALGIWLSLNVTTSSYIPRFVKDAYYYLQAQILADEKLAKYLLYQAKLDGKECLDSVTLHYPNLNDKIKIQYHYPIAQCKNFKFQAINKDANLSQDGIIIAHMSIALNTQKNVNDEILINKTFILHTKESFWNQAK; from the coding sequence ATGAAACGAGCTTATATTTTACTATCCTTGGTATTTTTAATCAGTGCTTTAGGAATATGGCTTAGTTTAAATGTCACTACTTCAAGCTATATACCTAGATTTGTAAAAGATGCTTATTATTATTTACAAGCCCAAATTTTAGCTGATGAAAAACTTGCTAAATATCTACTTTATCAAGCCAAATTAGACGGAAAAGAATGTTTAGATTCTGTCACGCTTCATTATCCTAATTTAAACGATAAAATCAAAATACAATACCACTATCCCATAGCTCAATGTAAAAATTTCAAATTTCAAGCGATCAACAAAGATGCAAATTTGAGCCAAGATGGTATCATAATCGCACATATGAGCATAGCATTAAATACACAAAAAAATGTCAATGATGAAATTTTAATAAACAAAACCTTTATCTTACACACAAAAGAATCATTTTGGAATCAAGCTAAATAA
- a CDS encoding Putative periplasmic protein, with the protein MLQTCVDITFESNYISCLIKEDLLYLDGNQAKLLNSSLILENNTSLYSPNSNFKLQLQNRKELYNDKQNIVYALVGKEIKKIFIHSENNVTTSFKSKFIPIQARLKLFLKEDKIHYEIYPYFDNRLEQYSIFMDNVSLFEIQKQKLKLCLKEYEQEYCLTKRLFI; encoded by the coding sequence TTGCTTCAAACTTGTGTTGATATTACTTTTGAATCAAATTATATAAGCTGTTTAATTAAAGAGGATTTATTATATCTTGATGGCAATCAAGCAAAATTACTCAATTCTAGCCTTATTTTAGAAAATAATACAAGCTTATATTCTCCCAATAGTAATTTCAAACTTCAGCTTCAAAATAGAAAAGAACTATATAACGATAAACAAAACATTGTCTATGCCTTAGTGGGTAAGGAAATTAAAAAAATATTCATTCATTCAGAAAACAATGTCACTACTTCTTTTAAGAGTAAATTTATCCCTATCCAAGCTAGATTAAAATTATTTCTTAAAGAAGATAAAATTCATTATGAAATCTATCCTTATTTTGATAATCGACTTGAGCAATATTCTATCTTTATGGATAATGTGAGTTTATTTGAAATACAAAAACAAAAGCTTAAATTATGTTTAAAAGAGTATGAGCAAGAATATTGCCTTACAAAAAGGTTATTCATATGA